The genomic region GATATCTTTACAAATCTTATGGAGTGGGTATTGTACTACGTGGAGCGGAGAGTAGTTGTAGCCTCGTAAAGTAGACACATGAAACACGTTATGGACATGAGACAATGCTGGGGGTAGCGCCAGACGATATGAGACCTCTCCAACTctttccaagatctcaaaaggaccaatgaaTCTCGGGCTAAGTTTTCCTTTAAGGCCAAAACGATGAACACCTTTAAAAGGAGAAACTTTAAGAAAAACGTGCTCACCAACTTTAAACTCGAGATCTCTCCGATGCTTATTGGCATAACTTTTCTGACGTGTGCGGGCTTCTTTCAACTTTTCTTTTGCTACTTCTATTTTTTCATTAGTAATTCGTATTAGCTCGGGTCCTTCAATTACTTTCTCACCgggttcattccaacaaattgggacTCGACATTTtcgtccatacaacatctcataaggtgtCATATCGATACTTGCATGCTAGCTGTTATTATAAGCAAATTCAACCAAGCAAATATAATCGTCCCAGTTTCCTGTCCATTCCAAGGCACATGCCCTCAACATATCTTCTaaagtttgaatggtcctttctgactgaccatctgtctgtgggtgaaatGCGGTGCTATACTTCAACTTCGTGCCAAAAGCTTTCTGAAATCCCTTACAAAATTGTGAGGTGAATCGAGGGTCCCTATCTGAAACAATTAACACTGGGGTGCCATGAAGTCTGACAACCTCTTTCTGAAAAATTTCAGCTAACTGACTAGCAGAGTACGTCTCGCGAATAGGAAAAAAGTGAGCGGATTTCGTAAGACGATCCACTACAACCCAGATGGCATCGTTCTTCTTAAACGTCTTTGGCAAACCCGTCACTAAATCCATGGTAATGTCATCCCACTTCCATATGAGAATATTGAGCTGTTGTAACAAACCACTAGCCCTCTAATGCTCTATCTTTACTTGCTGACATGTAAGACATTTTGCCACAAACTCTGCCACGTCTCTCTTCATTCCATTCCACCAAAAATTCTTCTTCAAATCCCGGTACATCTTTACAGAACCCGGGTGAATAGAAAATGGGGAACTATGAGCTTCTGTCAATAATGCTTCTCGAATTTCAACATCATTAGGAACACATAATCTGTCACCTTGCCAAAAAACATAATGCTCATCCACCCTGAACTCATGTTGCTTGCCGTTCCCTAGGTTTTGCAACTCACCATCTTCCTTTTGAGCTTCTTTAATTCGGACCACCAAAGTAGGTTCAACTGACAATTGAGCTATGATTCCACATATAGGTTCAGTGTATATCGCTACCTCAAGGTGCTCTAGGTCAGATATGATCTCTGGTTGTGTAATAAGACATGCTATATTACACGAGCTCTTTCTACTCAGGGCATCATCAACAACATTTGCTTTTCTAGGATGATACTGAATGTTATCATCGTAATCCTTTAAGAGCTCTAACCACCTCCTCTGTCTCATGTTAATTCCTTCTGTGTGAAAATGTAcataagacttttatgatcagtaaagatATCACAAGTCTCACCATACAAATAGTGCCTCCAAATCTTAAGAGCAAACACAACTGCtgcaagttccaaatcgtgtgtaggGTAGTTCTTCTCATATGGTTTTAATTGCCTCGAAGCATAGGCGATTACTTTTCcgtgttgcataagaacacaccccaaACCCTTATTAGAAGCATCACTATAAATCTGAAAGCCACCGGTCCCTTCTAGCACAGTAAGGATCGGTGCGGTAACTAATCTCTTTTTCAACTCTTCAAAACACTTCTCACGTTCTTCATTCCATTCAAACTTTACCCCCCTTTTGATCAGCTGTGTTAAGGGTAAGGCTAAGGTTGAAAAGCCCTCAACAAAGCGACGATAGTAGCCAGCCAAACCCAAGAAACTTCTTACTTCCGTGACTGATCTTGGTCTTGGCCAATTTGTAATAGCCTCAACCTTTGCAGGATCAACTTCAATCCTATTCTCAGATACCACATGTTCGAGAAAGGAAAAGCgctgcaaccaaaattcacatttagaaaatttggtAAATAACTTTTTCTCTCGGAGGATTCCCAATACGATACGCAGGTGCTCTTCATGCTCTTCCTTTGACTTCGAGTAAactaaaatgt from Rutidosis leptorrhynchoides isolate AG116_Rl617_1_P2 chromosome 9, CSIRO_AGI_Rlap_v1, whole genome shotgun sequence harbors:
- the LOC139869129 gene encoding uncharacterized protein, which translates into the protein MTPYEMLYGRKCRVPICWNEPGEKVIEGPELIRITNEKIEVAKEKLKEARTRQKSYANKHRRDLEFKVGEHVFLKVSPFKGVHRFGLKGKLSPRFIGPFEILERVGEVSYRLALPPALSHVHNVFHVSTLRGYNYSPLHVVQYPLHKICKDISCEEEAQEILAPEERVLRHKTIPYVKVWWKNHSEREVTWELEESIRERYPSLFA